The stretch of DNA GCATGTGGCGCTTGCGCTCGCCCCCATGGGACGTCAGGCGTCGAGCGCGCCGGAGCTGCGCTACGCGCGTCGCGATGGTGGGGACTGTGCGGCGTGGCGCCTGCATCCACCCGGTGGTGAGGACGCGCCGGCATGACGGCAGTGGCGACTGCCGCGGTCGGGCTGGTGCTGAAGCCGCCACCGGCCCCCGTACGCTGGTCTGGTGGTGATGTGCTGGCCCACGATGATGTGCGTGACGACCTGCTGGCCATACTGAGCGATCACGGCAGCGTGTACGACTGGGCCGCGCGCATGCCGCAGCCCCGTGCCCTGCGCGGCCGTGCACCGGTGTTCGTGGCTGCCCTCCCGCACAGCGGGCACACGATCGTGGTGCGCCACGCCTGGCATGGCGGACTGCTCGCGCCGCTCACCGGTGACCGTTTCCTGCGCCCCACACGCGCGCCGCGCGAAATGCAGATTGCAGCCGCCCTGCTCGCCTGTGGCATTCCCACGTCGGACATCTGCGGGGCCGTGCGCTACGCGGCCGGCGCTGGTCTTGTTCGAGTGGATGTGGTGAGCCGCTACCTCGAAGACAGCGTGGACCT from Gemmatimonas sp. UBA7669 encodes:
- a CDS encoding lipopolysaccharide kinase InaA family protein, which encodes MTAVATAAVGLVLKPPPAPVRWSGGDVLAHDDVRDDLLAILSDHGSVYDWAARMPQPRALRGRAPVFVAALPHSGHTIVVRHAWHGGLLAPLTGDRFLRPTRAPREMQIAAALLACGIPTSDICGAVRYAAGAGLVRVDVVSRYLEDSVDLGTVLAGLAPVYPLELALAATSTLLRQLARRGIVHPDLNVKNILLRPMSGPTSPAATLEALVIDVDVLVWDAAWVGEVAMQRNVARLLRSMRKWRRQYSCDISDDTMAAFAAASHTQLRPTS